The Pedobacter mucosus genome window below encodes:
- a CDS encoding preprotein translocase subunit SecA — protein sequence MLGFLAKVFGSKSERDIKAIQPLVVKINEQFNKLSPLSNDELRAKTIEFKERIASFLTDVDAKISGLKAEAEGDDLDLHQKTALYDQVDALGKDRDAELEKVLLEILPEAFAVIKETSRRLSENDYLEVTATQFDKDYAARKSNVKIIGDKAQWANKWDAAGTEVAWNMVHYDVQLIGGVVLHSGKIAEMATGEGKTLVSTLPAYLNALAGQGVHIVTVNDYLARRDSEWNGPLFEFHGLSVDCIDKHEPNSEERRKAYAADITYGTNNEFGFDYLRDNMSQTPDQLVQRKQHFAMVDEVDSVLIDDARTPLIISGPIPRGDEHEFYELKPRIERLVNAQKAYVSSALNEAKKLINAGNAGTEEGEGGLALLRAFRGLPKSKALIKFLSESGVRGLLLKTENYYMADQSKNMPKVDSELFFYIDEKNNQVELTEKGIELITQSGEDPNFFVLPDVGTEVADLEKSDMPLEEKVVQKDALMRDYSVKAERIHSVNQLLKAYTLFEIDVEYIIDEGKIKIVDEQTGRIMDGRRYSDGLHQAIEAKENVKVEDATQTYATVTLQNYFRMYHKLCGMTGTATTEAGEFWSIYKLDVVEIPTNRNITRKDDQDYVYRTVREKYNAVASEIQFLVFPYSHYEMDYELDKEGNTKQKDGKPVTKYDATGRAVPKLDAKGALIPAVNPATGQLEAKAGRPVLVGTTSVEISELLSRMLKLRGIKHNVLNAKMHQREADIVAEAGQAGTVTIATNMAGRGTDIKLGAGVKEAGGLAIVGTERHESRRVDRQLRGRAGRQGDPGSSQFFVSLEDNLMRLFGSERISGIMVRMGIDDGEVIQHSMITKSIERAQKKVEENNFGIRKRLLEYDDVMNSQRTVIYSKRKNALFGERLDVDMNNMVFDVAEDIVTEYKEEANYDGFKLEVIKNFSVDTAITDKEFAASNINQLTEKLFDEAETFYARKSEAVIQQSLPVLTQVYEERGEHIEQIVVPFTDGIRGIQVAVDLKKAIDNKGKEIVRSFEKTIVLALIDDSWKEHLREMDDLKQSVQNAVYEQKDPLVIYKMEAFNLFKNMLNSVNKEVVSFLYKGGIPVQQEAEDVKEAPAPKKQPKLQTTKQEFGNEQQGIDFEDTREAVPQQPIRKEVTVGRNEPCPCGSGKKYKNCHGANL from the coding sequence ATGTTAGGATTTTTAGCGAAGGTTTTCGGAAGTAAATCAGAAAGAGATATCAAGGCTATACAGCCATTAGTTGTTAAAATAAATGAACAGTTTAATAAGCTTTCCCCGCTTAGTAACGATGAGCTTCGGGCTAAAACTATAGAATTTAAAGAAAGGATTGCCAGTTTTCTTACAGATGTTGATGCAAAAATTTCTGGATTGAAAGCCGAGGCAGAAGGAGATGATTTAGATCTTCATCAAAAAACTGCTTTATACGATCAAGTGGATGCTTTAGGTAAGGATCGTGATGCTGAATTAGAAAAAGTGCTTTTGGAAATTCTTCCTGAGGCTTTTGCGGTGATAAAAGAAACTTCTCGTCGTTTAAGTGAAAATGATTATTTAGAAGTTACAGCAACGCAGTTTGATAAAGATTACGCCGCAAGAAAAAGTAATGTTAAAATTATTGGCGATAAAGCGCAATGGGCAAATAAATGGGATGCTGCAGGAACTGAAGTTGCCTGGAACATGGTCCACTATGATGTTCAATTAATTGGTGGTGTGGTTTTACACAGCGGTAAAATTGCCGAAATGGCTACTGGTGAAGGTAAAACTTTGGTTTCTACTTTGCCTGCATATTTAAATGCACTTGCCGGACAAGGCGTTCATATCGTAACGGTGAATGATTATCTTGCTCGTCGTGATAGTGAATGGAATGGTCCATTATTCGAATTTCATGGTTTAAGTGTAGATTGTATTGATAAACACGAACCAAATTCAGAAGAAAGAAGGAAAGCTTACGCAGCTGATATTACTTACGGAACCAATAATGAGTTCGGTTTTGATTACCTGCGTGACAATATGTCGCAAACTCCAGATCAGTTAGTGCAACGCAAGCAGCATTTTGCGATGGTGGATGAGGTCGATTCGGTTTTAATTGATGATGCCCGTACACCGTTAATTATTTCTGGTCCGATTCCCCGAGGCGATGAACATGAATTTTATGAATTGAAACCACGTATCGAGCGTTTGGTGAATGCGCAAAAAGCTTATGTTTCTTCTGCTTTAAACGAAGCAAAAAAATTAATTAATGCTGGTAATGCAGGTACTGAAGAAGGTGAAGGCGGTTTAGCCTTATTACGTGCTTTCCGTGGTTTGCCTAAAAGTAAAGCTTTAATCAAATTTTTAAGTGAAAGTGGTGTTCGTGGTTTGCTGTTAAAAACCGAGAACTATTACATGGCAGATCAATCTAAGAATATGCCTAAGGTAGATTCTGAGTTGTTCTTTTATATTGATGAAAAAAATAATCAAGTTGAATTGACCGAAAAAGGTATTGAATTAATTACCCAATCGGGCGAAGATCCAAACTTTTTTGTATTGCCTGATGTAGGTACTGAAGTTGCTGATTTAGAAAAATCTGATATGCCTTTGGAAGAAAAGGTAGTTCAGAAAGATGCTTTAATGCGTGATTATTCTGTTAAAGCGGAACGTATTCACTCTGTAAATCAATTATTAAAAGCCTATACTTTATTCGAAATTGATGTGGAATACATCATCGACGAAGGAAAAATTAAAATTGTTGATGAGCAAACGGGTCGTATTATGGATGGCCGCCGTTACTCTGACGGACTTCATCAAGCAATCGAAGCAAAAGAAAACGTAAAAGTTGAAGATGCGACGCAAACTTATGCAACAGTAACGCTGCAAAATTATTTCCGTATGTACCACAAACTTTGTGGTATGACGGGTACGGCGACTACTGAAGCTGGCGAGTTTTGGTCTATTTATAAATTGGATGTTGTTGAAATTCCAACCAATAGAAACATCACCAGAAAAGATGATCAGGATTATGTTTACCGTACTGTTCGTGAAAAATATAACGCGGTAGCATCAGAAATTCAATTTCTAGTTTTCCCATATTCTCACTATGAAATGGATTATGAGCTAGATAAAGAAGGAAATACTAAGCAGAAAGATGGCAAGCCAGTTACCAAATATGATGCTACTGGCAGAGCTGTTCCAAAGCTTGATGCAAAAGGCGCTTTAATTCCTGCAGTTAATCCGGCTACAGGTCAGCTAGAAGCTAAAGCTGGTCGCCCGGTTTTGGTAGGTACAACTTCTGTTGAAATTTCGGAATTGTTAAGCCGTATGCTTAAACTTCGCGGAATAAAACACAATGTTTTAAATGCTAAAATGCACCAAAGAGAGGCAGATATCGTTGCTGAAGCTGGTCAGGCAGGTACGGTTACCATTGCAACCAACATGGCTGGTCGTGGTACAGATATTAAATTAGGTGCAGGCGTTAAAGAGGCTGGCGGTTTAGCAATCGTTGGTACGGAGCGTCATGAATCTCGTCGTGTAGATAGGCAATTACGTGGTCGTGCTGGTCGCCAGGGTGATCCAGGATCATCGCAATTCTTCGTTTCTTTGGAAGATAATTTAATGCGTTTATTTGGTTCAGAAAGAATCTCGGGCATCATGGTTCGTATGGGAATTGATGATGGAGAGGTGATTCAGCATTCTATGATTACCAAATCTATCGAAAGGGCTCAAAAGAAAGTAGAAGAAAACAATTTTGGTATTCGTAAGCGTTTATTGGAATACGATGATGTAATGAATTCGCAGCGTACCGTAATTTACTCAAAACGTAAAAATGCTCTATTTGGAGAGCGTTTAGATGTTGATATGAACAACATGGTTTTCGATGTTGCTGAAGATATTGTTACCGAATACAAAGAAGAAGCAAATTACGATGGTTTTAAACTTGAAGTAATTAAAAACTTTTCTGTAGATACTGCCATTACCGATAAAGAGTTTGCGGCCTCTAACATTAATCAGTTAACTGAAAAGTTGTTTGATGAAGCAGAAACCTTTTATGCCCGTAAATCTGAAGCCGTTATTCAACAATCTTTACCAGTTTTGACGCAGGTTTATGAAGAACGCGGTGAGCATATTGAACAAATAGTTGTTCCTTTTACGGATGGTATCCGTGGAATTCAGGTTGCTGTTGATCTAAAAAAAGCAATAGATAACAAAGGAAAAGAAATTGTTCGCTCATTTGAGAAAACAATTGTACTTGCCTTAATTGATGATAGCTGGAAAGAGCATTTACGCGAAATGGACGATTTAAAACAATCGGTTCAGAATGCGGTGTACGAGCAAAAAGATCCATTGGTAATTTACAAAATGGAAGCTTTTAATTTGTTCAAAAACATGCTTAATTCCGTAAATAAAGAAGTAGTAAGTTTCTTATATAAAGGCGGAATTCCTGTTCAGCAAGAAGCTGAAGATGTTAAA
- a CDS encoding intradiol ring-cleavage dioxygenase: MERKNFIRSLMIGAISTPVIIEACKKQSVSDGSTTGSGTAGTKASTNGNCTVAPTETEGPFPTKVPASYVRSDITDGKAGYNLTAKITIGNLNNNCTVLAGAIVDIWHCDAEGNYSEYGGSGMQSTNYQSVHFLRGRQITDASGIVTFTSIFPGWYNGRATHIHVHVYSAAGNSLCVTQIAFPEGAGTSLALVNGYTKGLSGYTYNNADNVFSDDTSGVEIAAVSGTIAAGFNLTFMVNVKA; this comes from the coding sequence ATGGAAAGAAAAAATTTTATCAGGAGTTTGATGATTGGTGCAATATCTACTCCAGTAATTATCGAGGCTTGTAAAAAACAAAGTGTTAGTGATGGGTCTACTACAGGATCAGGAACTGCCGGCACTAAAGCCAGTACCAATGGAAATTGTACCGTTGCACCAACCGAAACTGAAGGTCCGTTTCCTACCAAAGTACCGGCTTCCTATGTTCGAAGTGATATCACTGATGGCAAAGCTGGTTACAATCTGACAGCAAAAATTACTATTGGCAATTTAAACAATAACTGTACTGTTTTAGCTGGAGCAATTGTTGATATCTGGCATTGTGATGCAGAAGGAAACTATTCTGAATATGGTGGATCAGGAATGCAAAGCACCAACTATCAATCGGTTCATTTTCTACGTGGCCGCCAAATTACTGATGCCAGCGGCATTGTAACCTTCACTTCAATATTTCCTGGTTGGTATAACGGAAGGGCAACACATATTCATGTACACGTTTATAGCGCAGCAGGAAATTCGCTTTGCGTAACCCAAATTGCTTTCCCAGAAGGCGCTGGCACTTCCTTAGCTTTAGTAAACGGCTATACCAAAGGCTTATCGGGTTATACTTATAATAATGCAGACAATGTTTTTAGTGATGATACCAGTGGTGTAGAAATTGCAGCGGTTAGTGGTACCATTGCTGCTGGGTTTAATTTAACTTTTATGGTTAACGTTAAAGCTTAA
- a CDS encoding DUF3861 domain-containing protein translates to MGKRTNKYKLTLEELALAKEDDIIGEPLVLVFDNHDSIFNIIKAIKSKNIFEDENQSTEFAIGLKMFTEVILKNRDNELFKELQPAIGEFMKKLKSK, encoded by the coding sequence ATGGGAAAACGAACAAATAAATATAAGTTAACATTAGAAGAGTTAGCTTTAGCAAAAGAGGATGATATTATTGGTGAACCGTTGGTATTAGTGTTTGATAATCACGATAGCATCTTCAACATTATTAAAGCCATTAAAAGTAAAAACATTTTCGAGGATGAAAATCAAAGTACAGAATTTGCCATCGGTTTGAAAATGTTTACTGAAGTGATATTAAAAAATAGAGATAACGAACTTTTCAAAGAATTGCAACCCGCAATTGGTGAGTTTATGAAAAAACTGAAAAGTAAATAA
- a CDS encoding sensor histidine kinase — MNKNVGFQILIQIIAAIFILTLPLFIISGQDLAHILSFDILFPYLIFCSFFIGIYLLHTYILLPKLYKKKNYVSYFLSLILILSLLVTTRPFDRFIFKKGMRPDQREMPKPPDQFRRGNPPHREEPGIDIVSIFLLLIIIVISIIKETNKQLQETTKRALQAEAEKAQADLSFLKAQVNPHFLFNTLNNIYTLAIIKDDHTGPSILKLSNIMRYITDEANNDFVNLQNEVDCITDFISIQKLRLTKKTTLEYNLEGTFERQKIAPLILMAFVENVFKYGISNHNNGKLIVGITLLSTSINFYSKNAIYPDKKHTERTGIGIENTKKRLQHTYPNKHILNIKDDDGFFTVNLTIHL, encoded by the coding sequence ATGAATAAAAATGTAGGCTTTCAAATTCTAATTCAAATAATTGCAGCAATATTCATTCTTACTCTTCCGCTATTTATAATTTCTGGGCAAGATTTGGCACACATTCTATCTTTTGATATACTCTTTCCCTACTTAATATTTTGCTCATTTTTTATTGGCATTTACTTGCTACATACTTACATTTTATTGCCAAAACTTTATAAAAAAAAGAATTATGTATCTTACTTTTTAAGCCTGATCCTAATTTTATCATTACTGGTTACAACCAGGCCATTTGATCGATTTATTTTCAAAAAAGGAATGAGGCCTGATCAACGAGAGATGCCCAAACCACCAGATCAATTTCGAAGGGGAAACCCTCCTCATCGTGAAGAACCTGGAATTGATATTGTGAGTATATTTCTTTTACTAATCATTATTGTAATTAGTATTATTAAAGAAACAAATAAGCAGTTACAGGAAACTACGAAAAGAGCGTTACAAGCTGAGGCAGAAAAGGCGCAGGCTGATTTATCGTTTTTAAAAGCACAGGTAAACCCACATTTTTTATTTAATACCCTCAACAACATTTATACTTTAGCCATTATAAAAGATGATCATACTGGACCATCGATTTTAAAATTATCAAATATTATGCGCTACATCACCGACGAAGCGAATAATGATTTCGTAAATCTGCAAAATGAAGTTGATTGTATTACTGATTTTATAAGTATTCAAAAACTACGTTTAACAAAAAAAACCACATTAGAATATAACCTTGAAGGCACTTTTGAGCGGCAAAAAATTGCCCCCTTAATTTTAATGGCCTTTGTAGAAAATGTTTTTAAATATGGAATAAGCAATCACAATAACGGAAAATTGATTGTTGGGATTACACTCTTAAGTACATCTATAAATTTTTACAGTAAAAATGCAATCTACCCAGATAAAAAACATACGGAAAGAACAGGTATAGGAATTGAAAATACAAAAAAACGTTTACAGCATACTTATCCGAACAAACACATCCTAAATATTAAGGATGATGATGGCTTTTTTACCGTAAACCTAACCATCCATCTATAA
- a CDS encoding response regulator transcription factor translates to MSKEVKILIVEDDENLRFLVAHRLKAEGYNVLEANDGDAGERMILADQPDIVMLDWMLPGKQGAEVCENVRGKGFENLIIMMTAKAQDVDKIDAYNFGASDYITKPFNMDVLVAMLESKVKFIVNKDMAEIHRFGNMEHHPNIHTLFREGKKIELTILENRILLYFLRNPGKVINRDELMLVVWGYNSDVNTRTLDMHIVRLRKKIELNPDNPQLLQTVRGVGYRFNAG, encoded by the coding sequence ATGTCTAAAGAAGTAAAAATATTAATTGTAGAAGACGATGAGAATCTTCGCTTTTTAGTTGCCCACCGTTTAAAAGCTGAAGGTTATAATGTACTTGAGGCAAATGATGGAGATGCTGGAGAACGAATGATTTTGGCTGATCAACCTGATATTGTGATGTTGGATTGGATGTTGCCAGGAAAGCAAGGTGCTGAAGTTTGTGAAAACGTTCGTGGAAAAGGATTCGAAAATTTAATTATCATGATGACTGCCAAAGCGCAGGATGTTGATAAAATTGATGCTTATAACTTTGGTGCATCTGATTACATAACCAAACCTTTTAATATGGACGTTTTGGTAGCCATGTTAGAAAGTAAAGTAAAGTTTATAGTAAATAAGGATATGGCCGAAATACATCGTTTTGGTAATATGGAGCACCATCCAAACATCCATACTTTGTTTAGAGAAGGCAAAAAAATCGAATTAACAATTCTAGAGAATCGCATTTTGCTATATTTTCTACGCAATCCTGGTAAGGTAATTAACCGTGATGAATTAATGCTTGTGGTTTGGGGTTATAACTCTGATGTAAATACTAGAACTCTTGATATGCATATCGTTCGTTTACGTAAGAAAATAGAGTTAAATCCTGATAATCCTCAGTTATTGCAAACGGTACGTGGTGTAGGTTATCGATTTAATGCGGGGTAA
- a CDS encoding sigma 54-interacting transcriptional regulator: MQNTTLGKLKATNYKPRSVKDELRENLIKQLQGDKAEFEGIIGYDETVIPELQTAILSRHNILLLGLRGQAKTRIARLMVNLLDEYVPYVAGSEIFDDPLNPISWYAKNEIATKGDETEIAWLHRSERYTEKLATPDVTVADLIGDVDPIKAATLKLTYNDERVIHFGLIPRAHRSIFVINELPDLQARIQVALFNMLQEKDIQIRGFKLRLPLDIQFVFTANPEDYTNRGSIVTPLKDRIESQILTHYPKSIEISRKITFQEAKLTADQKANIEADGLVKDLVEQIAFEARKSEYIDQKSGVSARLTISAYENLISTAERRMIIAKEKNTFVRLSDLAGIIPAITGKIELVYEGELEGPAHVATTLIGKATKTLFSRYFPDPEKAKKSKSANPYAEITEWFTEGNNIDVTDTLTNAQYKKALMLVPSLYDLVKKFHPKLSENQTLLLMEFVLHGLAEYSQLSKNFLNGGFGFSDMFGSLFNAEFDEEDEDDFR, from the coding sequence ATGCAAAACACAACATTAGGCAAATTAAAAGCTACAAATTATAAACCAAGAAGTGTTAAAGATGAGTTACGAGAAAACTTAATTAAGCAACTTCAAGGAGACAAGGCAGAATTTGAAGGTATTATCGGTTACGATGAAACGGTGATTCCTGAGTTACAAACAGCAATTTTATCTAGACATAATATTTTATTATTGGGTTTACGTGGACAAGCGAAAACGCGTATTGCCCGTTTAATGGTAAATTTACTTGATGAATATGTGCCTTACGTGGCAGGCAGCGAGATTTTTGACGACCCATTAAACCCGATTTCTTGGTACGCCAAAAATGAAATTGCTACCAAAGGTGATGAAACTGAAATTGCATGGTTACACCGCAGTGAGCGCTACACAGAAAAGTTAGCAACGCCAGATGTTACCGTTGCCGATTTAATTGGCGATGTTGATCCGATAAAAGCGGCGACTTTAAAATTGACTTATAACGATGAGCGTGTAATCCACTTCGGATTAATTCCTCGTGCCCACAGAAGTATTTTTGTGATCAATGAATTGCCAGATTTACAAGCCAGGATTCAGGTTGCATTGTTTAATATGCTGCAAGAAAAAGATATTCAAATTCGTGGTTTTAAATTGCGTTTACCTTTGGATATTCAATTTGTGTTTACAGCAAATCCGGAAGATTATACCAATCGTGGAAGTATTGTTACGCCTTTAAAAGATCGTATTGAAAGTCAGATTTTGACACATTATCCAAAAAGCATTGAAATTTCCAGAAAAATTACTTTCCAGGAAGCGAAGTTAACAGCTGATCAAAAAGCAAATATTGAGGCAGATGGATTAGTAAAAGATTTGGTAGAACAAATTGCTTTTGAAGCCCGTAAAAGCGAATATATAGATCAAAAATCAGGTGTTTCGGCAAGGTTAACCATTTCAGCTTATGAAAATTTAATCAGCACAGCTGAACGAAGAATGATCATTGCTAAAGAAAAAAACACCTTTGTTCGTTTGTCGGATTTGGCAGGAATTATCCCAGCGATTACCGGTAAAATAGAATTGGTTTATGAAGGCGAATTGGAAGGTCCGGCGCATGTTGCTACAACATTAATTGGCAAGGCGACTAAAACCTTATTCTCGCGGTATTTTCCTGATCCTGAAAAAGCAAAAAAAAGCAAGTCTGCTAATCCATATGCTGAAATCACAGAATGGTTTACAGAAGGAAATAACATCGATGTAACAGATACTTTAACAAACGCACAATATAAAAAGGCGTTAATGTTGGTGCCAAGTCTTTACGATTTGGTAAAAAAATTCCATCCAAAATTAAGTGAAAACCAAACCTTGCTTTTAATGGAGTTTGTATTGCATGGCCTAGCCGAGTATTCTCAATTAAGCAAAAACTTTTTAAATGGTGGTTTCGGCTTTTCTGATATGTTCGGTAGTTTATTTAATGCTGAGTTTGATGAGGAAGATGAAGACGATTTTAGATAA
- a CDS encoding vWA domain-containing protein: MRGFRFSDYKPGDKPKGGFDELLKLFSELLNYTSGDAAEALSWLNELDKQYKLTNNDYGIGNFIDNLKDKGYLTEDNKSGEFKITAKTEQTIRKSALDEIFGKLKKSGRGNHNSNQSGIGEEKNADRREYTFGDSLDQIDMTASIQNAQINHGIGDFTLTDRDLEVEEKDFKTLTSTVLMIDISHSMILYGEDRITPAKKVAMALAELIKTKYPKDTLDIVVFGNDAWPISVKDLPYLQVGPYHTNTYAGLELAADLLRRRKTHNKQIFMITDGKPTCLKENGKYYKNSMGLDRKVINKTLNMAAQCKRLKIPITTFMIAKDPYLQQFVRQFTEINGGRAFYSSLNGLGEYIFEDYIKNRRKTVK, from the coding sequence ATGAGAGGTTTTCGTTTTTCTGATTATAAGCCAGGTGATAAACCAAAGGGCGGGTTCGATGAGTTGCTGAAATTATTCAGTGAATTACTAAATTATACATCTGGTGATGCAGCTGAAGCATTAAGTTGGCTAAATGAACTTGATAAACAATATAAATTAACTAATAATGATTACGGCATTGGTAATTTTATCGACAACTTAAAAGATAAAGGTTACCTCACGGAGGATAACAAATCTGGGGAATTCAAAATTACTGCCAAAACTGAACAAACCATTCGTAAATCTGCTTTAGATGAAATTTTTGGGAAATTAAAAAAATCCGGAAGGGGAAATCACAATAGCAATCAATCTGGCATTGGAGAAGAGAAAAATGCGGATAGACGTGAGTACACATTTGGCGATAGTTTAGATCAAATCGACATGACTGCCTCGATCCAAAATGCGCAGATAAATCACGGAATTGGCGATTTTACTTTAACCGATCGGGATTTAGAAGTGGAAGAAAAGGATTTTAAAACCCTGACTTCTACAGTTTTGATGATTGATATTTCTCATTCTATGATTTTATACGGTGAAGATAGAATTACACCCGCAAAAAAAGTAGCAATGGCTTTAGCTGAACTTATAAAAACAAAATATCCTAAAGATACCCTAGATATTGTTGTTTTTGGTAATGATGCTTGGCCAATTTCGGTTAAAGATTTGCCGTATTTACAAGTTGGTCCATACCATACCAATACTTATGCGGGTTTAGAATTGGCTGCAGATTTATTACGCAGAAGAAAAACCCATAACAAACAAATTTTCATGATTACAGATGGTAAACCAACCTGTTTGAAAGAAAATGGAAAATACTACAAAAATAGTATGGGTTTGGATAGAAAGGTGATTAATAAAACCTTAAATATGGCGGCCCAATGTAAGCGATTAAAAATTCCAATCACCACATTTATGATTGCCAAAGATCCTTACTTACAACAATTTGTTCGTCAGTTTACTGAGATAAACGGTGGTAGAGCTTTTTATAGTTCATTAAACGGTTTGGGCGAATATATTTTTGAAGATTATATAAAGAATAGAAGAAAAACAGTGAAGTAG
- a CDS encoding LytR/AlgR family response regulator transcription factor, which translates to MSTPLKCIAIDDEPLALSLIKSYILATEGLELIQVFEDAIAASEYLNHVNVDLLFLDINMPDITGIDLFKSLKNKPMVIFTTAYKNFAYEGFELNAIDYLLKPIDYVRFKRAINKTLDYYNHQHVKQQGIVEQSIFVHSEYKLIKIELKDILYIESLEDYVKIHIQNSKMILTLMPLKRLLEKLPEDKFKRIHRSYIVPVNKVKSILNRKAELLNGEILPISNTYASFIDEWQSLSKPK; encoded by the coding sequence ATGAGTACACCTTTAAAGTGCATTGCGATTGATGATGAGCCTTTGGCTTTATCTCTTATAAAAAGCTATATTCTTGCCACAGAAGGCTTGGAATTAATACAGGTTTTTGAGGATGCAATAGCAGCATCAGAATATTTGAACCATGTAAATGTTGATTTGTTATTTCTTGATATTAATATGCCCGATATTACAGGCATTGATTTATTCAAGTCACTGAAAAACAAGCCGATGGTAATTTTTACCACGGCTTATAAAAATTTTGCTTACGAAGGTTTTGAGCTTAATGCAATTGATTACCTTTTAAAACCAATTGATTATGTACGTTTTAAAAGAGCGATAAATAAAACCTTGGATTACTATAATCATCAGCATGTAAAACAGCAAGGCATTGTTGAGCAAAGTATTTTTGTGCATTCTGAATATAAACTGATTAAAATAGAACTGAAAGATATATTATACATAGAAAGTTTGGAAGATTATGTGAAAATACATATCCAGAACAGCAAAATGATTTTGACGCTAATGCCCTTAAAAAGATTACTAGAAAAACTTCCTGAAGATAAATTTAAGCGTATTCATCGCAGTTATATAGTGCCTGTAAATAAAGTAAAATCAATATTAAATCGCAAAGCCGAGCTCTTAAATGGAGAGATTCTTCCCATCAGTAATACTTATGCTTCCTTTATAGATGAGTGGCAATCTCTGTCGAAACCAAAATAA
- a CDS encoding metallophosphoesterase, with product MGRLPFIIVACILILLFDIYCYKALTAIFRNWKPRTKKVFGILYWSYSILLIIGVFAGIYLNLFLTLRAIILVAFFLTVACKLAMLPFLILDDLRRLLVKIFKKKAVIKDQPLTEAEPISRSEFLVKAGLVAAAVPLTSLSWGIISGAYDYQIRKVDLILPNLPRAFDGITMGQISDIHSGSFYNKTAVKGGVEMLLAEKPDFIFFTGDLVNNLTNEVNEYQDIFSKVKAPLGVFSTLGNHDYGDYFYGKESSPAKVKNLKDMVDVHKLMGYDLLMNENRRLKVDGEEIGILGIENWGMGRFPKYGKMELAVKDTDDLPVKLLLSHDPSHWRGEVLPKYPQIDAMFSGHTHGMQFGVRLKEYQWSPVQYIYKEWAGLYQEQKQQLYVNVGYGFLGYPGRVGVLPEITIFTLKRGPIPSQGTT from the coding sequence ATGGGAAGATTGCCTTTCATTATAGTTGCCTGTATTTTAATTTTATTATTTGATATTTACTGCTATAAAGCCCTTACTGCTATTTTTAGAAATTGGAAACCGAGAACGAAAAAAGTTTTTGGAATCTTATACTGGAGCTACAGCATTCTTTTAATTATTGGTGTTTTCGCTGGAATTTATTTAAATCTTTTTCTTACGTTAAGAGCCATTATACTAGTCGCTTTTTTCTTAACCGTAGCCTGTAAATTGGCCATGTTGCCGTTCTTAATATTGGATGATTTACGTCGCCTGTTGGTTAAAATCTTCAAGAAGAAAGCGGTAATTAAGGATCAACCGCTAACTGAAGCTGAACCGATTTCAAGATCAGAATTTTTAGTAAAAGCAGGCCTAGTTGCTGCAGCCGTTCCGCTTACTTCTTTAAGTTGGGGAATCATATCTGGCGCTTACGACTACCAAATTAGAAAAGTGGATTTAATTTTACCGAATTTACCAAGAGCATTCGATGGCATTACAATGGGTCAGATTTCTGATATTCACTCCGGAAGTTTTTATAACAAAACCGCAGTAAAAGGTGGTGTAGAAATGCTATTGGCAGAGAAACCAGATTTTATATTTTTTACTGGAGATTTGGTCAATAACTTAACCAATGAAGTAAATGAATACCAGGATATCTTTTCGAAAGTAAAAGCGCCACTTGGTGTATTTTCTACGCTTGGAAACCATGATTATGGCGATTATTTTTACGGGAAAGAATCTTCACCTGCTAAGGTAAAAAACCTGAAAGATATGGTCGATGTACATAAATTAATGGGTTACGATTTGCTAATGAACGAAAATCGCAGGTTAAAAGTTGATGGTGAAGAAATTGGAATTTTAGGGATCGAAAATTGGGGAATGGGTCGTTTCCCTAAATATGGAAAAATGGAATTGGCCGTAAAAGATACCGATGATTTGCCTGTTAAACTTTTGCTAAGTCATGATCCCTCACACTGGCGTGGGGAAGTTCTTCCAAAATACCCGCAAATAGATGCCATGTTTAGCGGCCACACACACGGAATGCAATTTGGTGTTCGATTAAAAGAATATCAATGGAGTCCGGTACAATACATCTACAAAGAGTGGGCAGGTTTATATCAGGAGCAGAAGCAACAACTTTATGTTAACGTTGGTTATGGCTTTTTAGGATACCCAGGCAGGGTTGGAGTTTTACCTGAGATAACGATTTTTACGCTAAAGAGGGGGCCTATCCCTTCTCAAGGAACTACTTAG